A single region of the Vibrio cyclitrophicus genome encodes:
- a CDS encoding ChaN family lipoprotein has product MQRIILIGLATLLTACANPPAKDTSQKVAQTESVSTFYDYQFASPQGETLSLDALPEQLIDSDVVLIGEWHTHSAIHRFQTDFLKARRNATSNIALSMEQFTREHQATLDQYLNGEIGEQILMSQAAAWPNYESDYRALVEFAKTNDVDVIAANAPKPFVQCIGRKGLPYLDQLSTEQRQWIAAEVDTGDSPYKEKFMASMHHGTPEQTEKQFAAQVTWDETMAESIVDYLASNPDKQVIHVAGKFHTEGGLGTAASILRRNPDLKVVIVTPVSELSSNSSDYQLKVLSPPARFVQKENRMKAYKHLSKRSASLECD; this is encoded by the coding sequence ATGCAACGTATTATTCTTATCGGATTAGCTACTCTTCTCACGGCTTGTGCTAATCCACCTGCAAAAGACACTTCTCAAAAAGTGGCTCAAACGGAATCCGTTTCCACATTCTATGACTACCAGTTCGCTTCTCCACAAGGCGAAACACTTTCTCTCGATGCATTACCCGAGCAGCTGATTGACTCTGATGTAGTTCTTATTGGCGAATGGCACACGCATTCTGCTATTCACCGATTCCAAACCGACTTCTTAAAAGCGCGCCGCAACGCAACATCCAACATTGCGCTTTCAATGGAACAGTTCACTCGAGAGCACCAAGCCACACTTGACCAATACTTAAACGGTGAAATTGGCGAACAAATTCTCATGTCTCAAGCGGCAGCTTGGCCGAACTATGAAAGTGATTACCGCGCATTAGTTGAGTTCGCAAAAACCAACGATGTCGATGTTATTGCGGCAAACGCACCAAAACCATTTGTGCAGTGTATTGGCCGTAAAGGATTGCCTTACTTAGACCAATTATCGACCGAGCAACGCCAATGGATTGCCGCCGAAGTGGATACTGGCGATAGCCCTTACAAAGAAAAGTTCATGGCTTCTATGCACCACGGTACGCCAGAGCAAACAGAAAAGCAGTTTGCCGCTCAGGTTACCTGGGACGAAACCATGGCTGAGTCGATTGTAGATTACCTAGCATCAAACCCTGATAAACAAGTGATTCATGTGGCTGGCAAGTTCCACACCGAGGGTGGTTTAGGCACTGCTGCTTCTATTTTACGTCGTAACCCAGATTTAAAAGTGGTTATTGTTACTCCTGTTTCAGAATTGTCTTCTAACTCAAGTGACTACCAACTAAAAGTGCTTTCTCCACCCGCTCGCTTTGTTCAAAAAGAGAACCGAATGAAGGCATACAAGCACCTGTCAAAACGCAGCGCTAGCCTAGAGTGTGACTAG
- a CDS encoding YkgJ family cysteine cluster protein, with amino-acid sequence MECRLGCGACCIAPSITSAIPGMPNGKPAGVRCIQLNEQDLCKLFGQPSRPKVCHQFKACPVICGKTDQEALDNLIELEAIT; translated from the coding sequence ATGGAATGTCGTCTAGGTTGTGGAGCATGTTGTATCGCTCCAAGTATTACATCTGCTATTCCTGGAATGCCTAATGGTAAGCCTGCTGGCGTACGCTGCATCCAATTAAATGAGCAAGATCTGTGTAAGTTATTCGGTCAACCTTCACGCCCTAAAGTGTGTCATCAATTCAAAGCATGCCCTGTCATTTGTGGTAAGACCGACCAAGAAGCCCTTGATAACCTGATCGAATTAGAAGCAATTACCTAA
- the apt gene encoding adenine phosphoribosyltransferase: MNTEKISLIKASIKSIPDYPKAGILFRDVTSLMEDPAAYKATIDLLAETYKDMGFTKIVGTEARGFLFGAPLALELGVGFIPVRKPGKLPRETVAQSYELEYGTDTLEIHTDAIVEGDKVLMVDDLLATGGTIEATTKLIRQLGGVVEHAAFVINLPEIGGDKRLQGLGLEVFSICEFDGH, encoded by the coding sequence ATGAACACAGAAAAAATCTCTCTGATCAAAGCAAGCATCAAAAGTATTCCTGATTACCCTAAAGCGGGTATTTTGTTCCGTGACGTAACAAGCTTGATGGAAGACCCAGCAGCTTATAAAGCGACAATCGACCTGCTAGCGGAAACATACAAGGACATGGGCTTTACTAAGATCGTTGGTACTGAAGCTCGTGGTTTCTTATTTGGTGCGCCTTTGGCATTAGAGCTAGGTGTTGGTTTTATCCCTGTTCGTAAACCGGGCAAACTGCCTCGCGAAACTGTGGCACAATCTTATGAGCTTGAGTACGGCACAGATACGCTAGAAATCCATACGGACGCTATCGTTGAAGGCGATAAAGTGTTGATGGTTGATGATTTGCTAGCAACGGGCGGTACGATTGAAGCAACAACAAAGTTGATTCGTCAGCTAGGTGGTGTGGTAGAACACGCTGCATTTGTTATTAACCTTCCAGAAATCGGTGGTGATAAGCGCTTACAAGGCCTAGGTCTAGAAGTGTTTAGCATCTGCGAATTCGACGGTCACTAA
- a CDS encoding YcgN family cysteine cluster protein, protein MTNPFWQEKTLEQMTENEWESLCDGCGKCCLHKLMDEDSDEVYYTNVACSWLNDKTCSCKDYPNRFTSGEECLKLTRDKIDEFHWLPDTCAYRLLSESKPIPEWHPLITGSKTEMHAAGESVRNKVVYEIDVVDWEDHILNHPNR, encoded by the coding sequence ATGACGAATCCATTTTGGCAAGAAAAAACACTAGAACAGATGACCGAGAATGAGTGGGAATCACTTTGCGATGGTTGTGGTAAGTGCTGCCTGCATAAACTAATGGATGAAGATAGCGATGAAGTTTACTACACCAATGTGGCGTGTAGCTGGTTAAATGACAAAACATGTTCGTGTAAAGACTACCCGAACCGCTTCACTTCAGGTGAAGAGTGTTTGAAGTTGACTCGTGACAAAATCGATGAGTTCCACTGGCTACCAGATACTTGTGCTTACCGTCTTCTATCAGAATCTAAGCCGATCCCTGAGTGGCACCCATTGATCACTGGATCAAAAACAGAGATGCATGCAGCAGGTGAAAGCGTTCGTAACAAAGTGGTATACGAAATTGATGTTGTCGATTGGGAAGACCACATCTTGAATCACCCCAACCGTTAG
- a CDS encoding response regulator encodes MYKTHSQPVMTSAQEVINQKCVMLVDDDPIFRRITSAYLDKIGYKVVEAENGLDALQKLRDSAPDLIVCDLSMPILDGIELVEELSLEYPSLPMIVVSGTDDMSDVAKALRFGIKDFLAKPLEDHGHLGSAIANTLTDSFDNISDQRDFSSQWFCVDDGGEIPEDQELHWHLNYLQDNPSAAKDLLHALLPEKDTRQGSWRCSYRLLQSTEMMPLVFDYAWMMNGQFAFYLVDSSSSDNGGSATTLLVRALFHDYIRNRKDFNVDLKDIAEILEKGIRCSKCSTPVNALFGVADLAEGTISILPAGLDGQWSNGELNQHIAAGERLGENCKKNFITRDLPIEQGCQLSLSLLGSASFSLDIHQGSTD; translated from the coding sequence ATGTACAAAACTCACAGTCAGCCAGTAATGACCTCGGCTCAGGAAGTAATTAACCAAAAGTGCGTGATGTTGGTTGATGATGATCCTATTTTTCGCCGTATAACCAGCGCGTATTTAGACAAGATTGGTTATAAAGTGGTTGAGGCTGAAAATGGACTGGACGCTCTGCAAAAGCTTAGAGACTCAGCGCCAGATTTAATTGTGTGTGACTTATCAATGCCGATACTTGATGGCATAGAGCTTGTGGAAGAGCTCAGTTTAGAGTACCCGTCACTGCCTATGATCGTTGTGTCTGGCACTGATGACATGTCTGATGTGGCGAAAGCATTGCGATTTGGCATTAAAGACTTTTTAGCGAAACCGTTAGAGGATCATGGTCACCTAGGAAGTGCGATTGCAAATACATTGACAGATTCGTTCGATAACATTTCAGACCAACGAGATTTTTCGAGCCAGTGGTTCTGTGTGGATGATGGGGGAGAGATCCCTGAAGACCAAGAGCTGCATTGGCACCTGAATTACCTTCAAGATAACCCAAGCGCAGCAAAAGACTTACTGCATGCGCTCCTGCCAGAGAAAGATACGCGACAAGGCTCATGGCGTTGCAGTTACCGTTTACTGCAATCAACAGAGATGATGCCACTTGTGTTTGACTATGCGTGGATGATGAATGGACAGTTTGCTTTTTACCTCGTCGATTCATCGTCTTCCGATAATGGCGGCTCTGCGACAACATTGTTGGTGAGAGCGCTGTTCCACGATTACATAAGAAACAGAAAAGATTTTAATGTTGATCTCAAAGATATTGCTGAGATATTAGAGAAGGGGATTCGTTGCTCTAAATGTTCCACCCCAGTGAATGCCTTATTTGGTGTTGCCGATCTTGCTGAGGGAACCATATCCATTTTGCCTGCGGGTTTAGATGGGCAATGGTCGAATGGTGAATTGAATCAACATATTGCAGCGGGTGAGCGCTTGGGCGAGAACTGTAAGAAGAACTTTATTACGCGGGACCTTCCGATCGAACAGGGTTGCCAACTTTCGTTGAGCCTACTTGGATCGGCAAGTTTTAGTTTAGACATACACCAAGGGTCTACTGATTAA
- a CDS encoding YbaN family protein: MAGGLCIFLAVLGIILPVLPTTPFLLLASACFMRSNPKVHKWMHEHKTLGPLLNNWYQHGAVTKQVKMRGVFFILLSFALSIYFAPIIWVKAFLICVLVILLTWFMRLPTHELVADSKENHYH; the protein is encoded by the coding sequence ATAGCTGGTGGCCTTTGTATATTTCTCGCAGTTCTAGGGATAATTTTACCTGTTCTGCCAACTACCCCTTTTCTCCTTCTTGCTAGCGCATGCTTCATGCGAAGCAATCCGAAAGTTCATAAATGGATGCATGAGCATAAAACGCTAGGTCCTTTACTGAACAATTGGTACCAACACGGTGCCGTCACCAAACAAGTTAAAATGCGCGGCGTGTTCTTTATCTTGTTGAGTTTTGCGTTATCCATCTACTTTGCTCCTATCATTTGGGTCAAGGCTTTCCTAATTTGCGTACTTGTTATTCTTCTCACATGGTTTATGCGACTTCCAACCCATGAGTTGGTTGCTGACAGCAAAGAAAATCACTACCATTAA
- a CDS encoding LysR family transcriptional regulator — MKLDDLNLFRLVVENGSYTATSRKTMIPVATITRRIQALEDSLNLRLLNRHARKLSLTEAGERFFNECSPLLQRLSSTAEELTDVCKGASGKIRITAPSNLTKRMMMPMFSEFMTQYPDINIELMMNNQADQLDPTEWDVIFRVGPQRDSSLIARKISEVKDILIASPEYLAKNPAPSHAEELANHSLLKGYPLIKWQLSNSNEETVVNSEKGRFNANALNVVRQACSEGLGITLMPDVMIREYIEDGSLVQVLEDWSANPRDIYMLYNHKDHLPEKVRLFIDFVIAYHIH; from the coding sequence ATGAAATTAGATGATTTAAACCTCTTTCGACTCGTCGTTGAAAATGGGAGCTACACCGCAACATCGCGCAAGACTATGATTCCGGTTGCGACCATCACACGACGCATCCAAGCCTTAGAAGATTCTTTGAACCTTAGGCTTCTTAATAGACACGCGCGTAAACTTTCTTTAACAGAGGCCGGCGAACGTTTCTTCAATGAATGCTCTCCGCTGTTGCAACGTCTCTCTTCTACTGCAGAAGAGTTAACTGACGTGTGCAAAGGCGCTTCCGGTAAGATTCGTATTACGGCACCCTCAAACCTGACCAAGCGCATGATGATGCCAATGTTCAGTGAATTCATGACTCAATACCCTGATATCAATATTGAGCTGATGATGAACAACCAAGCGGATCAGCTGGATCCAACTGAGTGGGACGTCATTTTCAGAGTCGGTCCACAACGTGACTCAAGCCTAATCGCTCGCAAAATCAGTGAAGTCAAAGATATTCTTATCGCCAGCCCTGAGTACTTAGCGAAGAACCCAGCTCCAAGCCATGCTGAAGAGCTAGCAAACCATTCACTACTCAAAGGCTACCCGCTGATTAAGTGGCAGCTGAGTAATTCGAATGAAGAGACTGTGGTAAATAGCGAGAAAGGTCGTTTCAATGCGAATGCGCTTAATGTCGTGAGACAAGCCTGTTCTGAAGGCCTAGGTATCACCCTAATGCCTGATGTAATGATCCGTGAATACATTGAAGATGGCAGCTTAGTGCAGGTCTTAGAAGACTGGAGTGCTAACCCTCGTGATATTTACATGCTTTATAACCACAAAGACCACCTGCCAGAGAAGGTTAGATTGTTTATCGATTTTGTGATCGCATACCACATTCACTAA
- the recR gene encoding recombination protein RecR has translation MRTSHMLEHLMEALRCLPGVGPKSAQRMAFHLLQRDRKGGLQLAEALSQAMTEIGHCNECRTFTEEDTCHICTNPKRQENGQICVVESPADIAAIEATGQYSGRYFVLMGHLSPLDGIGPSDIGLDVLDYRLRRGDISEVILATNPTVEGEATAHYIAELCNAHEVNASRIAHGVPVGGELELVDGTTLSHSLLGRHKI, from the coding sequence ATGCGTACCAGTCATATGCTGGAGCATTTGATGGAGGCCTTACGTTGTCTACCTGGGGTTGGCCCCAAGTCGGCGCAGCGTATGGCCTTTCATTTGTTACAGCGCGATAGAAAAGGCGGCCTACAGTTGGCTGAAGCTCTTAGCCAAGCAATGACCGAAATTGGTCACTGTAATGAGTGCCGTACTTTTACTGAAGAAGATACTTGCCACATTTGTACCAATCCTAAACGTCAGGAAAATGGTCAAATCTGTGTAGTAGAGAGCCCTGCAGACATTGCAGCTATCGAAGCAACTGGCCAATATTCTGGTCGTTACTTTGTTCTTATGGGTCACCTTTCACCACTTGATGGTATTGGTCCAAGTGATATCGGTCTCGATGTGCTGGACTACCGCTTACGACGTGGTGATATCTCTGAAGTAATCCTAGCGACCAACCCGACAGTTGAAGGGGAAGCAACAGCGCACTACATTGCTGAGCTATGTAATGCCCATGAAGTGAACGCAAGCCGTATTGCTCATGGTGTTCCCGTTGGTGGTGAGCTAGAGCTGGTGGATGGCACCACGCTTTCGCACTCATTACTCGGTCGTCATAAGATCTAA
- the dnaX gene encoding DNA polymerase III subunit gamma/tau, which yields MSYLALARKWRPTKFKEVVGQAHVLTALENALSQNRLHHAYLFSGTRGVGKTTIGRLFAKGLNCETGITSTPCGECATCKEIDEGRFVDLLEIDAASRTKVEDTRELLDNVQYKPARGRFKVYLIDEVHMLSRHSFNALLKTLEEPPEYVKFLLATTDPQKLPVTILSRCLQFHLKPISVDNIHEQLDHILEQENVTSESRALGMIAHAADGSMRDALSLTDQAIALGNGNVVTDTVAHMLGTLDTDQAIHLLEAISSKQPQVAMACIQSLAENGLEWDGLLNQLATQLHRLAMFQALPSTLDKAQPDAEKLELLSKALSPQDIQLYYQIVLKGREDLPLSPTARVGIEMVVLRMLAFRPAEQTVATAISTQSTSTAPAPVAQAQSVAQPVSQPAPMAAPRQPQMQQPAPQQQTMQQQLVQQAPQQNPAQYSDSQGYAEHSGNQGYPEQDYPHSQYDAPPAYDERPSYGAEQPQQQQPNYQNQSPVQQPSAAPSAPPVSQEQPARATSPVSGLRHQLRSQRRGSAAPENKGSAPKKAKATPAKTSVLDRVAQQHGGSERVSPASLSASSAEKVTNDNEPYRWKPSKPVVKEVSKELTPTQIKRALEHIKTPEMVDKLLQESIAQDEWSATIQKLETAKLVEQLALNSVFAKNDTSITLTLRASQAHLNTDRAQSELLQSLNTVLGEECHLSVEIGDGGETPLELRERLYQGKLKDAFTALENDANVQFIERRFAAELDRDSVRPI from the coding sequence ATGAGCTATCTTGCGTTAGCGCGAAAATGGCGACCAACCAAATTCAAAGAAGTGGTTGGTCAAGCCCATGTTTTAACAGCATTAGAGAATGCCCTTAGCCAGAATAGGTTGCACCATGCATACCTGTTCAGCGGTACAAGAGGTGTTGGTAAAACAACCATCGGCCGTTTGTTTGCTAAAGGACTCAACTGTGAAACAGGCATTACCTCAACCCCTTGTGGTGAATGTGCAACCTGTAAAGAGATCGACGAAGGTCGCTTTGTTGACCTGCTAGAGATCGATGCTGCATCACGTACAAAGGTAGAAGATACCCGCGAGCTTCTGGACAATGTTCAGTACAAGCCGGCACGTGGTCGCTTCAAGGTTTACCTAATCGATGAAGTACACATGCTTTCTAGGCACAGCTTTAACGCGCTTCTAAAGACCTTAGAAGAGCCGCCTGAGTATGTGAAATTCTTGCTCGCAACGACCGATCCACAAAAGCTTCCTGTGACGATTCTGTCGCGTTGTCTGCAGTTCCACCTTAAGCCGATCAGCGTTGATAATATTCACGAACAGCTTGACCACATTCTTGAACAAGAGAATGTGACGTCTGAATCTCGTGCGCTTGGGATGATTGCTCATGCTGCTGACGGCAGTATGCGTGATGCTCTGAGTTTAACGGATCAAGCTATCGCACTAGGTAACGGTAATGTCGTGACAGACACCGTGGCTCACATGCTCGGTACGCTAGACACCGACCAAGCAATTCACCTGCTTGAAGCGATCAGCAGTAAGCAGCCTCAAGTGGCTATGGCTTGTATTCAAAGCCTTGCTGAGAACGGCTTAGAGTGGGATGGTTTGCTGAATCAGCTTGCGACTCAACTCCATCGTTTGGCGATGTTCCAAGCTCTGCCGTCAACATTAGATAAAGCCCAACCGGATGCTGAGAAGCTAGAACTGTTGAGTAAGGCACTCAGCCCTCAAGACATTCAGCTTTACTACCAGATCGTGTTGAAAGGTCGCGAAGACTTACCGCTGTCGCCAACCGCTCGTGTTGGTATTGAGATGGTAGTTTTACGCATGTTGGCCTTTAGACCTGCTGAACAAACGGTTGCAACAGCAATCTCGACTCAGTCGACAAGCACTGCGCCAGCACCAGTAGCTCAAGCTCAGAGCGTTGCTCAACCTGTGAGCCAACCTGCGCCAATGGCAGCTCCGAGACAGCCTCAGATGCAACAACCGGCGCCTCAACAGCAAACTATGCAGCAGCAACTGGTACAACAGGCTCCGCAGCAGAATCCAGCACAGTATTCAGATTCGCAAGGTTATGCTGAACACTCAGGCAACCAAGGTTATCCAGAACAGGATTACCCGCATAGCCAGTATGATGCACCACCTGCTTATGATGAGCGTCCAAGCTACGGTGCAGAGCAGCCTCAGCAGCAACAACCGAACTATCAGAACCAGAGTCCAGTTCAACAGCCAAGCGCTGCACCTTCTGCTCCTCCCGTTTCGCAAGAGCAGCCTGCGCGTGCAACTTCACCTGTCAGTGGTTTACGCCACCAACTGCGTTCTCAACGCAGAGGCAGTGCGGCACCGGAAAACAAAGGGTCAGCGCCAAAAAAGGCTAAAGCGACACCAGCTAAAACTTCAGTTCTTGACCGAGTTGCTCAGCAACACGGTGGCTCTGAGCGGGTGTCGCCAGCTTCTTTATCTGCCTCTTCTGCAGAAAAGGTAACCAATGATAATGAACCTTATCGCTGGAAACCGTCTAAACCTGTAGTGAAAGAGGTGAGCAAAGAGCTTACACCTACTCAGATCAAGCGTGCGTTAGAGCATATTAAGACACCAGAAATGGTCGATAAATTGCTTCAAGAGTCGATTGCTCAAGATGAATGGTCCGCCACGATTCAAAAGCTAGAGACAGCCAAGCTTGTTGAACAGTTAGCATTGAACTCAGTGTTTGCTAAAAACGACACATCAATCACTTTAACGTTAAGAGCGAGTCAAGCTCACTTGAATACGGACCGCGCACAGAGCGAACTATTACAGTCGCTCAATACTGTGCTCGGAGAAGAGTGTCATTTGAGTGTTGAAATCGGTGATGGTGGAGAAACGCCACTAGAATTACGAGAAAGATTGTATCAAGGTAAGTTGAAAGACGCGTTTACCGCTTTAGAAAACGATGCCAACGTACAGTTCATTGAAAGACGTTTTGCTGCAGAACTCGACAGAGACAGCGTTCGTCCTATCTAG
- the aqpZ gene encoding aquaporin Z — protein MNRYIAEMFGTFWLVLGGCGSAVLAAAFPDVGIGLLGVSLAFGLTVLTMAFAIGHISGCHLNPAVTIGLWSGGRFDAKDVAPYIIAQVIGGIIAGGVLFVIASGQAGFDAAASGFASNGYGEHSPGGYSLTAALVCEVVMTMVFLFVIMGATDSKAPAGFAPIAIGLCLTLIHLISIPVTNTSVNPARSTGVAVFVGDWAVSQLWLFWVAPIIGAVIGAMIYKAVRGSD, from the coding sequence ATGAATAGGTATATCGCAGAAATGTTTGGTACGTTTTGGTTGGTGTTGGGGGGTTGTGGTAGTGCAGTCTTAGCCGCTGCTTTTCCCGATGTGGGAATTGGCTTGCTCGGAGTCTCTCTTGCCTTTGGTTTAACAGTGCTGACCATGGCTTTCGCTATCGGTCATATATCCGGTTGTCACCTCAACCCTGCTGTTACTATCGGCCTTTGGAGTGGCGGACGCTTTGATGCCAAAGATGTCGCACCTTATATTATTGCCCAAGTGATTGGCGGTATTATCGCAGGTGGCGTGTTATTTGTGATTGCTTCAGGCCAAGCTGGCTTTGATGCTGCGGCGTCAGGATTTGCTTCCAATGGTTATGGTGAACACTCACCGGGCGGTTACTCGCTCACAGCGGCTCTCGTTTGTGAAGTGGTCATGACTATGGTGTTCCTATTCGTGATTATGGGCGCGACTGATTCAAAAGCACCTGCTGGGTTTGCACCTATCGCAATTGGTCTTTGTTTAACCTTAATCCACCTTATCAGTATCCCTGTAACGAATACTTCTGTGAACCCCGCTCGAAGTACCGGCGTGGCTGTATTTGTCGGTGATTGGGCTGTTTCGCAACTATGGCTATTCTGGGTTGCACCAATTATCGGTGCCGTGATTGGCGCGATGATATACAAAGCAGTGAGAGGGTCAGATTAA
- a CDS encoding BCCT family transporter, with protein MKNTFELIDKPTFFGAIALLLTIVFPLILFPAQGAEWIAVAKTFMTDQLGFLYLALGLAACAFMVYVVFSDMGQIKLGEADEEPEFKTASWAAMLFCGGIGASILYWGCIEWAYYYQSPPFQLEPGSEEAVRWAATYGLFHWGPIAWSIYLIPAIPIAYFFYVRKQPVLKISSALMPVLGEHRSKGVPGKIVDILFIFGLLGGAATTLGLAAPLITEGLNHLFGLPKNNLTQVMVLLVCTAIFAYSSYAGLEKGIKILSNINFWGAMGLLAFVLIAGPTIFMLETGLDSIGRLLSNFFVMATWAEPFGGYGTFENTHFPQDWTIFYWAWWLVFAPSMGLFVARISRGRTIKQMVSGSIFFGSLGCFLFFMILGNYGLSLQLSGELDVVAILNAEGATKAIFSMLAQLPMSTLVIAVFTMLCIIFTATTFDSISYILASVVQNNVTEEPMRWNRMFWAFTLSFLPTILMFLGGLSTLQTAAIVGGLPLLAISVMLMISAVRATNLDLRHQDAYIEPTINIEELPDMDPWSAEGMALAQFEKERDAAQEAAELERVAYTELAAVKKEIRAYVLEQGSQMETHELPENLQQALEQAESNLSAAQAKKIELSEQAQNARITFNQVVADLPLA; from the coding sequence GTGAAAAACACTTTTGAGCTTATTGACAAGCCAACCTTCTTTGGTGCTATTGCACTCCTACTCACGATAGTTTTCCCGCTGATTTTGTTCCCGGCTCAGGGCGCAGAATGGATTGCGGTTGCGAAAACATTCATGACTGACCAACTTGGATTTCTATATCTGGCTCTAGGCCTCGCTGCCTGTGCATTTATGGTTTACGTTGTGTTCAGTGATATGGGACAGATTAAACTGGGCGAAGCCGATGAAGAGCCTGAATTCAAAACGGCATCATGGGCTGCAATGTTATTTTGTGGCGGTATCGGTGCAAGTATCTTGTACTGGGGCTGCATTGAGTGGGCTTACTACTACCAATCACCGCCTTTCCAACTAGAACCAGGCAGTGAAGAAGCGGTTCGTTGGGCTGCAACTTACGGTTTATTTCACTGGGGACCAATCGCTTGGTCTATCTACCTGATCCCTGCGATTCCTATCGCTTACTTCTTCTATGTACGTAAACAGCCTGTTCTAAAAATTTCTAGCGCGTTAATGCCTGTTCTTGGTGAACACCGCAGTAAAGGCGTCCCTGGAAAAATCGTCGATATCCTTTTCATTTTCGGTCTATTAGGCGGCGCTGCAACAACACTCGGTTTAGCTGCACCTCTAATCACCGAAGGTCTAAATCACCTATTTGGTCTACCTAAAAATAACCTAACTCAAGTGATGGTGCTTTTAGTGTGTACTGCGATTTTTGCTTACTCATCTTATGCTGGATTGGAAAAAGGCATCAAGATCCTAAGTAACATCAACTTCTGGGGTGCAATGGGTCTATTGGCTTTCGTTCTGATTGCAGGTCCAACTATTTTCATGCTTGAAACTGGCCTAGATTCAATTGGTCGTCTGCTGTCTAACTTCTTCGTGATGGCGACATGGGCAGAACCATTTGGTGGCTACGGTACATTTGAAAACACCCACTTCCCACAAGACTGGACGATTTTCTACTGGGCATGGTGGCTAGTATTTGCACCGAGTATGGGTCTGTTTGTTGCGCGTATCTCTCGCGGCAGAACCATCAAGCAAATGGTGTCAGGTTCGATCTTCTTCGGTTCACTAGGTTGTTTCTTATTCTTCATGATTCTAGGTAACTACGGCTTATCACTACAGCTTTCTGGTGAGCTAGATGTAGTTGCAATCCTGAATGCCGAAGGCGCAACCAAAGCAATCTTCTCGATGCTAGCGCAGTTGCCAATGAGCACGCTGGTTATCGCTGTATTTACAATGCTGTGTATCATTTTCACGGCCACGACATTTGACTCTATCTCATACATCCTGGCGTCTGTTGTACAAAACAACGTGACCGAAGAGCCAATGCGTTGGAACCGTATGTTCTGGGCATTCACTCTGTCGTTCTTGCCAACGATTCTGATGTTCTTGGGCGGCCTAAGCACGCTACAAACGGCGGCAATTGTTGGTGGCTTACCGCTGCTTGCTATCTCTGTCATGCTGATGATTTCAGCGGTTCGTGCGACAAACCTCGACCTGCGCCATCAAGACGCGTACATCGAGCCAACGATTAACATCGAAGAACTGCCAGACATGGACCCTTGGTCTGCTGAAGGTATGGCGCTGGCTCAATTTGAGAAAGAAAGAGATGCAGCACAAGAAGCTGCAGAACTTGAGCGTGTTGCTTACACAGAACTTGCCGCAGTGAAGAAAGAAATTCGCGCTTATGTGTTAGAACAAGGTTCACAAATGGAAACTCACGAGTTACCAGAGAACCTACAACAAGCACTTGAGCAGGCCGAGAGTAATCTTAGTGCCGCACAAGCGAAAAAGATCGAGTTATCTGAGCAAGCTCAGAATGCTCGTATCACGTTCAACCAGGTGGTTGCAGACTTACCGCTTGCTTGA
- a CDS encoding YbaB/EbfC family nucleoid-associated protein, translated as MFGKGGMGNMMKQAQQMQERMQKLQEEIANMEVTGESGAGLVKVTITGSHSVRRVDIDESLMEDDKEMLEDLIAAAFNDAARRVEETQKEKMASVTGGMQLPPGMKMPF; from the coding sequence ATGTTTGGTAAAGGCGGTATGGGCAACATGATGAAGCAAGCCCAGCAAATGCAAGAGCGCATGCAAAAGCTTCAAGAAGAAATCGCAAATATGGAAGTTACAGGTGAGTCAGGTGCTGGCCTTGTAAAAGTAACGATCACTGGTAGCCACAGCGTTCGCCGTGTTGATATCGATGAAAGCCTAATGGAAGACGATAAAGAGATGCTTGAAGATCTTATCGCTGCAGCTTTCAACGATGCGGCTCGTCGCGTTGAAGAAACTCAAAAAGAGAAAATGGCTAGCGTAACTGGCGGAATGCAACTTCCACCAGGTATGAAGATGCCTTTCTAA